A window of Agrobacterium tumefaciens contains these coding sequences:
- a CDS encoding TRAP transporter large permease, whose protein sequence is MLLLIGSFLLLMLIGLPVAISMASASLLYIIIYDVAPDIIAAQRLIAGVESFPLLAVPFFILAGNLMNTAGVTGRIYSFAVALVGWMKGGLAQVNIIGSVIFSGMSGTALADAAGIGTIEIKAMKDHGYPVEAAVGVTAASATLGPIFPPSLPFVIYGMMANVSIGALFMAGIVPGVVMTLLMMITVAVFAYIKGWGSDTPFSLRTIFGASIEVFVVMMVPLGIYILTALGLSLNLSILIALVILLACDWYFDFSAVMALMTPVILIGGMTMGWFTPTEAAVAAVLWSLFLGLVRYRTMTFKTLAKSTFDTIETTASVLFIVAAASVFAWLLTVSQAAQLLSAAILTITDSKWIFLVLVNLLMLFVGCFLDTIAAITILVPILLPLVLQFHIDPVHFGLIITLNLMIGLLHPPLGMVLFVLSRVAKLSVERTTVAILPWLVPLFVALLLITFIPAITLWLPTEMGLIR, encoded by the coding sequence ATGCTGCTTCTTATCGGTTCATTTCTTCTCCTGATGCTGATCGGCCTTCCCGTCGCCATTTCCATGGCTTCGGCCTCGCTGCTCTACATCATCATCTACGATGTCGCGCCTGATATCATCGCGGCGCAGCGCCTGATCGCGGGTGTGGAAAGCTTCCCGCTTCTCGCCGTGCCCTTCTTCATCCTTGCCGGTAACCTGATGAATACGGCAGGCGTGACAGGACGTATCTATTCCTTCGCCGTCGCCCTCGTCGGCTGGATGAAGGGCGGTCTCGCCCAGGTCAACATTATCGGCTCGGTTATCTTTTCCGGCATGTCAGGCACGGCACTTGCCGATGCGGCCGGCATCGGCACCATCGAAATCAAGGCCATGAAGGACCACGGTTATCCCGTCGAAGCCGCCGTCGGTGTCACCGCCGCCTCCGCAACGCTCGGCCCGATCTTTCCGCCGTCCCTGCCCTTCGTCATCTACGGCATGATGGCCAATGTCTCGATCGGCGCATTGTTCATGGCAGGCATCGTGCCCGGCGTCGTCATGACGCTTTTGATGATGATCACGGTCGCGGTGTTCGCCTATATTAAGGGCTGGGGCTCCGATACGCCGTTCAGTCTCAGAACCATCTTCGGCGCATCGATCGAAGTCTTCGTGGTGATGATGGTGCCGCTCGGCATCTATATCCTCACGGCGCTCGGCCTGTCGCTCAACCTGTCGATCCTGATCGCGCTGGTCATCCTGCTCGCCTGCGACTGGTATTTCGACTTCTCCGCCGTGATGGCGCTGATGACACCCGTGATCCTGATCGGCGGCATGACCATGGGCTGGTTCACGCCGACGGAGGCGGCTGTAGCGGCCGTTCTCTGGTCACTGTTCCTCGGCCTCGTCCGCTATCGGACGATGACCTTCAAGACGCTGGCGAAATCGACCTTCGACACCATCGAAACCACCGCTTCGGTGCTCTTCATCGTCGCGGCTGCCTCGGTTTTCGCATGGCTGCTGACCGTCAGTCAGGCAGCGCAGCTTCTGTCGGCGGCAATTCTCACGATCACCGACAGCAAGTGGATTTTCCTCGTGCTGGTCAATCTGCTGATGCTCTTCGTCGGCTGCTTCCTCGATACGATTGCGGCCATCACCATTCTCGTGCCGATCCTTCTGCCGCTTGTGCTGCAGTTTCATATCGATCCGGTGCATTTCGGCCTGATCATCACACTCAACCTGATGATTGGTCTGCTGCATCCGCCGCTCGGCATGGTGCTTTTTGTGCTCTCGCGCGTGGCGAAACTTTCCGTCGAACGCACGACCGTCGCAATCCTGCCATGGCTGGTGCCTCTGTTCGTCGCACTGTTGCTGATCACCTTCATTCCGGCAATCACCCTATGGCTGCCGACCGAGATGGGCCTGATCCGCTGA
- a CDS encoding L-idonate 5-dehydrogenase, protein MQTRVARLHGEKDIRVETQDLAEPGPGEVLLAMAAGGICGSDLHYYQDGGFGPVRVREPIICGHEASGHVRALGEGVSGLAIGQLVAVNPSQPCGHCQFCQKGQPIHCLDMRFMGSAMRLPHEQGMFRDRLVVPAKQCVTFSDATSPAEAACTEPLAVCLHAVAQAGDLRGAKVLVTGAGPIGLLTIAAARHAGAGVIVATDLTDAALQRAPAMGADRSINVATDAHALLPYQESKGYFDVIFDCSAAAPALRTAFACVRPRGTIVQVGVTGDLTIPLNALVGKEIVWRGSQRFHDEFTIAAELISSRGIDVRPIISHSFPLGEAKAAFEQAGDRSTACKVQLTFSAD, encoded by the coding sequence ATGCAGACACGCGTGGCACGTCTACACGGTGAGAAGGACATTCGCGTCGAGACGCAGGATCTCGCCGAGCCGGGACCCGGCGAAGTGCTGCTCGCCATGGCGGCGGGCGGCATCTGCGGCTCCGATCTTCATTATTATCAGGATGGCGGCTTCGGCCCGGTCCGGGTGCGCGAGCCGATCATCTGCGGGCATGAGGCATCCGGCCATGTGCGGGCGCTGGGGGAAGGCGTTAGCGGGCTCGCCATCGGCCAACTCGTCGCCGTCAATCCCTCGCAGCCCTGCGGCCACTGCCAGTTCTGCCAGAAGGGCCAACCCATCCATTGCCTCGACATGCGCTTCATGGGCAGCGCCATGCGCCTGCCGCATGAGCAGGGCATGTTCCGCGACCGGCTGGTGGTTCCGGCAAAACAATGCGTGACATTCTCAGACGCGACTTCGCCTGCCGAGGCCGCCTGTACCGAGCCGCTCGCCGTCTGCCTGCACGCCGTGGCGCAGGCCGGCGACCTCAGAGGGGCCAAGGTGCTTGTGACCGGGGCGGGACCTATTGGCCTTCTCACCATCGCAGCTGCCCGCCACGCGGGAGCCGGCGTCATCGTCGCCACAGATCTTACCGATGCAGCCTTGCAACGCGCGCCGGCCATGGGTGCTGATCGTTCGATCAACGTTGCGACAGATGCCCATGCCCTTCTGCCGTATCAGGAGAGTAAAGGATACTTCGACGTCATCTTCGACTGCTCGGCGGCAGCTCCTGCGCTTCGCACCGCCTTTGCGTGCGTGCGTCCACGCGGCACTATCGTGCAGGTGGGCGTCACCGGCGACTTAACCATCCCGCTCAACGCATTGGTTGGCAAAGAAATTGTCTGGCGCGGCTCGCAGCGTTTCCACGACGAATTCACCATTGCCGCCGAGCTGATCTCAAGCCGCGGGATCGACGTGCGGCCGATCATTTCCCACAGCTTCCCGCTGGGCGAAGCAAAAGCGGCATTCGAGCAGGCCGGAGACCGCTCCACCGCCTGCAAGGTGCAGCTGACATTTTCCGCAGACTGA
- the uxuA gene encoding mannonate dehydratase produces MRHTWRWFGPVDKVTVQDAAQAGAEGIVSALHHIATGDVWPVDEITRRHEAIKAGGLYWDVVESVPVSEDIKTQTGDWKSHIANWQETLRRLSASGISTVCYNFMPVLDWTRTDLRWETKHGAKAMRFDLTDFAAFDIHILKRPDATQDYPDWLLDAAAKRFTEMPDAKIVALSRNIGAGLPGSADGYTLPELIEKLRSYHGINRERLQQNLIDFLSEVTPVAEDVGINICAHGDDPPWPLLGLPRILSTEADYAHMLSQVDSRANGVTLCTGSLGARADNDLPFIANRFANRIHFVHLRNVTRDTDTVPCSFFEDEHLEGGTDMVAVIAALITEEARRRKEGREDHTIPMRPDHGQEILDDLTRGAQPGYPAIGRLKGLAELRGIERALSHGRFGLGKNNAELGAL; encoded by the coding sequence ATGAGACATACATGGCGCTGGTTCGGCCCGGTCGACAAGGTCACGGTTCAGGATGCGGCTCAGGCGGGCGCGGAAGGCATCGTCAGTGCGTTACACCACATCGCCACCGGCGATGTCTGGCCGGTGGATGAAATCACCAGGCGGCATGAGGCCATCAAGGCCGGCGGTCTTTATTGGGACGTGGTGGAAAGCGTGCCGGTTTCCGAGGATATCAAAACCCAGACGGGCGACTGGAAATCCCATATCGCCAACTGGCAGGAAACGCTGCGCCGACTCTCGGCCTCGGGCATCAGCACCGTCTGTTACAACTTCATGCCGGTGCTCGACTGGACCCGCACCGACCTGCGCTGGGAAACGAAACACGGCGCGAAGGCGATGCGCTTCGACCTCACCGATTTCGCTGCCTTTGATATACACATTCTCAAGCGCCCGGACGCAACACAGGATTATCCCGACTGGTTGCTGGACGCTGCCGCAAAGCGGTTCACCGAGATGCCCGACGCAAAAATCGTCGCGCTATCGCGCAATATCGGCGCTGGCCTGCCCGGCTCGGCGGATGGCTATACCCTGCCGGAACTCATCGAAAAACTGCGCTCCTATCACGGCATCAATCGCGAAAGGCTGCAGCAGAACCTGATCGACTTTCTTTCCGAGGTGACACCGGTTGCCGAAGACGTCGGAATCAACATCTGCGCCCATGGCGATGATCCGCCGTGGCCCCTGCTCGGCCTGCCACGTATTCTCTCAACGGAGGCGGATTACGCCCATATGCTGTCGCAGGTCGACAGCCGCGCCAATGGCGTCACGCTTTGCACAGGCTCTCTCGGTGCGCGCGCGGATAACGACCTGCCCTTCATTGCCAACCGATTTGCCAATCGAATCCATTTCGTGCATCTGCGCAATGTGACGCGCGACACAGACACCGTGCCCTGTTCCTTCTTCGAAGACGAACATCTTGAAGGCGGAACGGATATGGTCGCCGTCATCGCCGCCCTCATCACCGAAGAAGCGCGTCGGCGGAAAGAGGGCCGTGAAGACCACACCATCCCGATGCGGCCCGACCATGGACAGGAAATTCTCGATGATCTGACGCGGGGCGCACAACCAGGCTATCCCGCCATAGGCCGGCTAAAGGGGCTGGCGGAATTGAGAGGCATTGAAAGGGCATTATCCCATGGCCGTTTCGGGCTTGGGAAAAACAACGCCGAATTGGGCGCACTATAA
- a CDS encoding aldehyde dehydrogenase (NADP(+)), whose amino-acid sequence MSFKPHGKHLVAGEWVATEAKFRSEPAHGEAFDFSVGTVDLVNAACEAAEDAFWSYGYTTREERAAFLDTIADEIEARADAITEIGSSETGLPAARLQGERGRTVGQLRLFASHIRKGDYLDRRHDEALPDRQPLPRPDIRLMQRPIGPVAVFGASNFPLAFSTAGGDTAAALAAGCPVVVKGHSAHPGTGEIVAEAVLAAVKKHNLHPGVFSLIQGGRRDVGSALVQHPRIKAVGFTGSLAGGRALFDLCAQRPEPIPFFGELGSVNPMFLLPEAVAARGEAIAKGWAGSLTMGAGQFCTNPGIAVILSEQADAVAETARAALSEVGPQVMLTDGIAAAYRDGRDRIAAGNGVRDVLTTTCNLRNATPYLFRVSGKDWVANHALSEEVFGPLGLIVTVDSTEEMLEVAKSFEGQLTATMHLDAGDAELGRKLLPILERKAGRVLANGFPTGVEVSEAMVHGGPYPASTNFGATSVGTMSIRRFMRPVSYQNIPSDVLPEDIR is encoded by the coding sequence ATGAGTTTCAAGCCGCACGGCAAACATCTGGTTGCAGGAGAATGGGTCGCAACGGAAGCAAAATTCCGCAGCGAGCCTGCACATGGCGAGGCTTTCGATTTTTCGGTCGGCACGGTCGATCTGGTGAATGCGGCCTGTGAAGCAGCAGAAGATGCCTTCTGGAGCTATGGCTACACCACCCGCGAAGAGCGCGCCGCATTCCTCGACACCATCGCCGATGAAATCGAAGCCCGCGCCGACGCCATCACCGAAATCGGCTCGTCCGAAACCGGCCTGCCTGCCGCCCGTCTCCAGGGCGAGCGCGGCCGCACCGTCGGTCAGCTCCGCCTGTTTGCGTCGCATATCCGCAAGGGCGACTATCTTGATCGTCGCCACGACGAAGCGCTACCGGATCGCCAGCCGCTGCCGCGTCCTGATATCCGCCTGATGCAGCGCCCGATCGGCCCCGTTGCCGTCTTCGGTGCATCGAACTTCCCGCTTGCCTTCTCGACGGCCGGCGGCGACACGGCCGCCGCACTCGCAGCCGGTTGTCCTGTCGTCGTCAAGGGCCATTCAGCCCATCCCGGCACCGGTGAAATCGTCGCTGAAGCGGTACTCGCCGCTGTCAAGAAGCACAATCTGCATCCCGGCGTCTTCTCGCTGATCCAGGGCGGCCGCCGCGATGTCGGCTCCGCGCTCGTCCAGCATCCGCGCATCAAGGCGGTCGGTTTCACCGGTTCGCTCGCCGGCGGCCGCGCGCTATTCGACCTCTGCGCACAGCGCCCTGAGCCGATCCCCTTCTTTGGCGAACTGGGTTCCGTTAACCCGATGTTCCTGCTGCCGGAAGCCGTTGCCGCTCGTGGCGAAGCCATTGCCAAGGGCTGGGCCGGTTCGCTCACCATGGGTGCTGGCCAGTTCTGCACCAACCCGGGCATTGCGGTCATTCTCTCCGAGCAGGCAGATGCGGTTGCTGAAACTGCCCGCGCGGCTCTTTCGGAAGTCGGCCCTCAGGTCATGCTGACAGACGGCATCGCCGCTGCCTATCGCGACGGCCGTGATCGTATCGCTGCCGGCAACGGCGTGCGCGACGTTCTGACGACCACCTGCAACCTGCGCAATGCAACGCCTTACCTGTTCCGCGTTTCCGGCAAGGATTGGGTTGCCAACCATGCGCTATCAGAAGAAGTCTTCGGCCCGCTCGGCCTGATCGTGACCGTTGATAGCACCGAGGAAATGCTTGAGGTTGCCAAGAGCTTCGAAGGCCAGCTGACGGCAACCATGCATCTCGATGCCGGCGACGCCGAACTCGGCCGCAAGCTGCTGCCAATCCTGGAGCGCAAGGCAGGCCGCGTTCTCGCCAACGGTTTCCCGACCGGCGTGGAAGTTTCCGAAGCCATGGTTCACGGCGGCCCTTACCCGGCCTCGACGAACTTCGGCGCAACTTCGGTCGGCACCATGTCGATCCGCCGCTTCATGCGTCCGGTTTCCTATCAGAACATTCCTTCGGACGTTCTGCCGGAAGACATTCGCTAA
- a CDS encoding TRAP transporter substrate-binding protein, producing MTIMDRRHLLKLSALGAATLAAPAFVRTANARARNLTVASLFADDKPETKIWVKISELVEAKLPGRFRFNIVKSGALGGEKEVAENSRLGSVQASLSTVSSLSGWVPELQILDLPFLFRDADHVRKVVTGETGTDLKTKLAAQQFIAADFINYGARHLLTKEPVTRPEQLAGKKIRVIQSPLHTKLWSAFGTTPVGIPITETYNALATGVADAMDLTKSAYAGFKLYEVVPYLTETGHIWASGVVYYGATFWNQLDDEEKKVLSEASSEGAKYFNQLIVEDEAKSVELALSKGGKVLQPEALDEWRKGAQGVWQDFAGVVGGLEKIQAVQSA from the coding sequence ATGACCATTATGGACCGTCGTCATCTCCTCAAACTCTCCGCTCTCGGTGCGGCAACGCTCGCCGCACCGGCCTTCGTGCGCACGGCAAATGCCAGGGCCCGCAACCTCACCGTCGCCTCGCTTTTCGCTGACGACAAGCCGGAGACGAAGATCTGGGTCAAGATCAGTGAGCTGGTGGAAGCGAAGCTGCCCGGCCGTTTCCGCTTCAACATCGTGAAAAGCGGTGCGCTGGGCGGTGAAAAGGAAGTGGCGGAAAATAGTCGTCTCGGCTCGGTTCAGGCCAGTCTTTCAACCGTTTCCTCGCTTTCCGGTTGGGTGCCGGAACTGCAAATCCTCGATCTGCCCTTCCTCTTCCGCGATGCCGACCATGTGCGCAAGGTGGTGACGGGCGAGACCGGCACTGATCTGAAGACGAAGCTCGCCGCTCAGCAATTCATCGCCGCCGATTTCATCAATTACGGCGCACGCCACCTGCTGACAAAGGAGCCGGTGACACGGCCAGAGCAGCTTGCGGGCAAGAAGATCCGCGTTATCCAGAGCCCGCTGCATACCAAGCTGTGGAGCGCCTTCGGCACGACGCCGGTCGGTATTCCGATCACCGAGACCTATAATGCGCTGGCAACCGGCGTGGCCGATGCCATGGACCTCACCAAGTCGGCCTATGCCGGCTTCAAGCTTTACGAGGTCGTGCCCTATCTGACGGAAACCGGCCACATCTGGGCTTCCGGCGTCGTTTATTATGGCGCGACCTTCTGGAACCAGCTGGATGACGAAGAGAAGAAGGTGCTGTCGGAGGCTTCCAGCGAAGGCGCGAAGTACTTCAATCAGCTGATCGTTGAGGATGAAGCGAAGTCTGTTGAGCTTGCGCTGTCCAAGGGCGGCAAAGTGCTGCAGCCGGAAGCGCTGGATGAATGGCGCAAGGGCGCGCAGGGCGTCTGGCAGGATTTCGCCGGGGTCGTTGGCGGTCTTGAGAAGATACAGGCCGTGCAGTCTGCCTGA
- a CDS encoding TRAP transporter large permease subunit encodes MTASPATTIVQRRFGPQRVAERALGVLDKVLGAVAAAILATLLVVVLVNVTLRYLFHTGFIGAEDLGIWLNVAMIAVGAPLSLKSALAMRLDVFVRFLPERFHAATEVLADAFSFVAALILAFGGVEIAAMLGGTSPTLGLPEWVRFGFLGAGGALIFVYLALQRVGEGKALAVLLSVAIAVVSYVGLPELFVDTSLPPSLFLALTAAVGLVLAAPLAHAFLAAAYVAIAFGSTLPEPAIVSSTVTGMSKFLLLAIPFFLLAGSLLTESGVANQLVRFASSMVGHRRAGLAQTTLLTSVLFSGASGSSVANAAFGASTFQPELVKHGYPPAQAGAIIAATSVLDNVIPPSIAFLILATATNLSVGSLLVGGFFAGGLMAICLAVAIHLSVRSVDTLPRALGAERWRSAISAIPAFGLGVIVVVGIRIGVVTTTEAAALAALYTLFLGFGYRLGAGRIFATFRQSAGEAAAIGLLIGTAGPFAFLLAVDNVSGLVTDFVTLLGGSKIAVLLLSNLILLVVGLVLDIGAAILLFGPILLPAAVAAGIDPIHFGVILVVNLMIHGLTPPLGMLIFVVSGVTRIPATALFRAVVPYLVSLLVSLAILCVWAIFF; translated from the coding sequence ATGACGGCAAGTCCGGCAACAACAATCGTGCAACGGCGCTTCGGTCCACAACGCGTGGCCGAACGGGCGCTTGGCGTTCTGGACAAGGTGCTGGGCGCGGTTGCCGCCGCCATCCTTGCGACGCTGCTCGTGGTGGTGCTGGTCAATGTCACCCTGCGGTATCTGTTCCATACCGGCTTCATCGGCGCGGAAGATCTGGGCATATGGCTGAATGTGGCGATGATCGCGGTCGGCGCGCCCCTCAGTCTGAAGAGCGCTTTGGCCATGCGGCTGGATGTATTCGTGCGCTTCCTGCCGGAACGCTTTCATGCGGCAACCGAAGTTCTGGCCGATGCCTTTTCCTTTGTCGCAGCCCTCATCCTTGCTTTCGGCGGGGTGGAGATTGCGGCCATGCTAGGCGGCACGTCGCCAACGCTCGGTCTGCCGGAATGGGTGCGCTTCGGTTTTCTCGGAGCGGGCGGCGCGCTGATCTTTGTCTATCTGGCGCTTCAGCGGGTCGGTGAAGGCAAGGCGCTTGCCGTTCTGCTCTCCGTCGCCATCGCGGTCGTTTCTTATGTCGGCCTGCCGGAACTGTTTGTCGATACGAGCCTGCCGCCGAGTCTGTTTCTGGCGCTGACGGCGGCCGTGGGACTGGTTCTGGCCGCACCGCTCGCCCATGCCTTCCTTGCTGCGGCCTATGTAGCGATCGCCTTCGGCAGCACCCTGCCGGAACCAGCCATCGTGTCTTCGACGGTGACCGGCATGTCGAAATTCCTGTTGCTCGCCATTCCCTTCTTCCTGCTGGCCGGAAGCCTGTTGACGGAATCGGGCGTCGCCAACCAGCTCGTCCGTTTCGCTTCTTCCATGGTCGGCCATCGGCGTGCGGGGCTGGCGCAGACGACGCTTTTGACCAGCGTGCTTTTTTCCGGCGCATCCGGTTCTTCGGTTGCCAATGCCGCCTTCGGCGCTTCCACCTTCCAGCCGGAACTGGTGAAGCACGGCTATCCACCGGCACAGGCAGGCGCGATCATTGCCGCCACCTCGGTGCTGGACAATGTCATTCCACCCTCCATCGCATTTCTGATCCTTGCGACGGCTACCAATCTGTCGGTCGGCTCGCTGCTGGTCGGCGGCTTCTTCGCCGGCGGGCTGATGGCGATCTGCCTTGCGGTGGCAATCCATCTCAGCGTGCGCAGCGTCGACACGTTGCCGCGTGCCTTAGGTGCTGAGCGCTGGCGTTCGGCTATCTCTGCCATACCGGCTTTCGGTCTTGGCGTCATCGTGGTGGTCGGTATCCGTATCGGTGTCGTCACCACTACGGAGGCTGCTGCCCTTGCTGCGCTCTATACGCTGTTTCTCGGTTTCGGTTATCGGCTGGGCGCGGGCCGCATTTTCGCAACTTTCCGCCAGTCTGCCGGTGAGGCGGCGGCGATTGGCCTCCTGATCGGCACGGCTGGCCCCTTCGCCTTCCTGCTGGCGGTTGATAATGTCTCCGGCCTCGTCACGGATTTCGTGACTTTGCTCGGCGGCAGCAAGATCGCGGTGCTGCTGCTTTCCAACCTCATCCTGCTCGTGGTGGGACTGGTGCTGGATATCGGTGCTGCCATCCTGCTGTTCGGGCCGATCCTGTTGCCCGCTGCCGTGGCGGCCGGTATCGATCCCATCCATTTCGGTGTCATCCTCGTGGTCAATCTCATGATCCACGGCCTGACACCACCGCTCGGCATGCTGATCTTTGTGGTCAGCGGCGTCACCCGCATTCCGGCGACAGCACTTTTCCGGGCTGTTGTTCCCTATCTTGTCTCTCTTCTAGTTTCCCTTGCCATTCTGTGCGTCTGGGCCATTTTCTTCTAA
- a CDS encoding LLM class flavin-dependent oxidoreductase produces MNVFWYMCAPDGAYPWQPEGSRKVDLGYYKQLALAYDQLGYTGALFATGAHDVWVLAGALLSHTERLKLLVAIHPGLIAPTLLAKMAATLQEFSRGRLLINVVSGDAKMLGAYGMTMPHDERYDMADEYLQIWHRLFAGETVDFKGHYFQTQGAKLALPVGQGIEQPPLWFGGSSDKAIDVAAKHVETYLSWGETPDQIGAKVDLVKARAEKLGRELEYGIRLYVIVRDTDEEAWAAAADLYGRMDEAAIAANQRFVGKTDSVGQQRMTAMHGGQKPENLRDLEIAPNLWAGIGLVRPGPGTAIVGSPDTVIRTLEAYKKAGVNTFILSGMPLLEEAFRFGEKVLPRLDVSREVSAAKQFTWSTLFDRDLSAKAS; encoded by the coding sequence ATGAATGTTTTCTGGTACATGTGCGCCCCCGACGGCGCCTATCCCTGGCAGCCGGAAGGCTCCCGGAAGGTCGACCTCGGTTATTACAAGCAACTGGCGCTCGCTTACGATCAGCTGGGTTATACCGGCGCGCTGTTTGCGACCGGCGCGCATGACGTCTGGGTTCTGGCGGGCGCATTGCTCTCCCATACCGAGCGGCTCAAATTGCTGGTCGCCATTCATCCGGGCCTGATTGCGCCGACGCTGCTTGCTAAAATGGCGGCAACCCTCCAGGAGTTTTCGCGTGGGCGTCTGCTGATCAACGTCGTGTCCGGCGATGCGAAGATGCTCGGCGCATACGGCATGACCATGCCGCATGATGAGCGTTACGATATGGCGGATGAATATCTGCAAATCTGGCACCGGCTCTTCGCCGGCGAAACAGTAGATTTCAAAGGGCATTATTTCCAGACGCAGGGGGCAAAGCTCGCTCTGCCGGTGGGGCAGGGTATTGAGCAGCCGCCGCTATGGTTTGGCGGCTCTTCGGACAAGGCAATCGACGTTGCGGCCAAACATGTCGAGACCTATCTCTCATGGGGTGAAACGCCTGATCAGATTGGCGCAAAGGTCGACCTCGTCAAGGCGCGGGCGGAAAAGCTCGGCCGAGAACTGGAATATGGTATTCGCCTCTATGTTATCGTGCGCGATACGGATGAAGAAGCCTGGGCCGCCGCTGCAGACCTTTACGGGCGCATGGATGAGGCAGCGATTGCCGCCAACCAGCGTTTTGTCGGCAAGACCGATTCCGTCGGCCAGCAGCGCATGACGGCGATGCATGGCGGGCAGAAGCCGGAGAACCTGCGCGATCTGGAAATCGCCCCCAATCTTTGGGCTGGCATCGGGCTTGTCCGTCCGGGCCCGGGAACCGCGATTGTCGGCTCGCCCGATACTGTCATCCGGACGCTGGAGGCCTATAAGAAGGCGGGTGTGAATACCTTCATTCTTTCCGGCATGCCATTGCTGGAGGAAGCCTTCCGCTTCGGGGAAAAGGTTCTGCCACGCCTCGATGTGTCGCGGGAAGTGTCAGCGGCGAAACAGTTCACCTGGTCGACCCTGTTCGACCGCGACCTCTCGGCCAAGGCCTCCTGA
- a CDS encoding ABC transporter substrate-binding protein: MKIGVHPNNLHLRLARLWPGAFEEFDPEFVAYREGRDTAALLEKGAIHFGGTGSTPPIEADARGLSATYIAASAPRPANGAILVRRDSPIRSAGDLEGKRISLIDGSFHTYLLARSLEGAGLGLSDVTRIESGDSDSLLDLVEGRVDAWVTMSPRLEKALTHEEINLLVRCGSTIPNRSLFWTLARHNITRERGQAIAAELDRVGRAVMADIDKAAALLAAGPGSEGDAASWAKVLRSRDLSVVPATKNILAEQQEEADTLYRHGHFSLPVQTGQSPAPQSASVGGDR, translated from the coding sequence ATGAAAATCGGGGTCCATCCCAATAATCTGCATTTGCGGCTCGCCCGGCTCTGGCCCGGCGCCTTTGAAGAATTCGATCCGGAATTCGTGGCCTATCGTGAAGGCCGCGATACGGCAGCTCTTCTGGAAAAGGGCGCCATTCATTTCGGTGGCACCGGTTCGACGCCGCCCATCGAAGCCGATGCGCGCGGGCTTTCGGCAACCTATATAGCTGCTTCCGCGCCGAGGCCGGCGAATGGCGCGATCCTCGTTCGGCGTGACAGCCCGATCCGCTCTGCCGGCGATCTCGAGGGAAAGCGGATCTCGCTGATCGACGGGTCTTTTCACACCTATCTTCTGGCGCGCAGCCTGGAAGGGGCAGGTCTTGGTCTTTCGGATGTGACGCGGATTGAAAGCGGTGACAGCGACAGCCTGCTTGATCTCGTGGAAGGCCGCGTGGATGCCTGGGTGACGATGTCGCCGCGGCTGGAAAAGGCGCTGACCCACGAGGAGATCAACCTTCTCGTCCGCTGCGGTTCAACCATTCCCAACCGCTCGCTGTTCTGGACGCTTGCGCGTCACAATATAACGCGGGAGAGAGGACAGGCGATAGCGGCCGAACTGGACCGCGTCGGCCGCGCCGTCATGGCGGATATCGACAAGGCGGCGGCGCTGCTTGCCGCTGGGCCTGGCAGTGAGGGTGATGCGGCCTCCTGGGCGAAGGTGCTGCGTTCGCGCGATCTTTCCGTGGTTCCCGCCACTAAAAATATCCTTGCCGAACAGCAGGAGGAGGCCGATACGCTTTACAGGCACGGCCATTTCTCTTTACCGGTTCAGACCGGGCAGAGCCCGGCCCCGCAATCAGCCAGCGTCGGAGGCGACAGATGA
- a CDS encoding ArsR/SmtB family transcription factor — MTKPVSNLICRSVVEASELLKLVANANRLAIVCYLMETEASVSALEYELGIQQPTLSQQLAELRDAGIIEGTREGKAVIYRVTDPRIIQLVLTLRSLYKDLSDVTGKKGRRDVPLDEAMFD; from the coding sequence GTGACGAAACCCGTTTCCAATCTCATCTGCCGCAGTGTGGTGGAAGCGAGCGAGCTTCTGAAGCTTGTCGCCAACGCCAACCGTCTGGCCATCGTCTGTTACCTCATGGAAACGGAGGCCTCAGTTTCGGCGCTGGAATACGAACTCGGTATTCAACAGCCAACACTTTCCCAGCAGCTCGCTGAACTGCGCGACGCCGGGATCATCGAAGGTACACGGGAAGGCAAGGCGGTGATATATCGTGTCACCGATCCGCGTATTATCCAGCTGGTTCTGACCTTGCGCAGTCTTTACAAAGACCTTTCCGATGTGACCGGCAAGAAAGGCCGTCGCGACGTGCCGCTGGATGAGGCGATGTTCGACTGA